TTATCGTAAATAAAGAAATGGCTCGTAAGAGCAATCGTTTGGGCTGCTAGAATAGCTTTTTCAGTCTGATGGGTTACACTAGCTTGTAATTCAGTTTTAGATAAAATTTCTTTCTCATTTTTCAAAATTCCGATGGGATAGGCTCTCATAGCAGCACCATTGCGTTCACTTTTTGGATGAATGTTGTCTAAGAGTTCTTGTCCGTCTTTGATTTCATAGAGAAATTGATAAAAACGTTTTGCATACCCTCTTCTTGGGTCTCTTTTAAAAACCTCAACAAACTTGTTTGCAATAGATAAAGCTGTCCATTCTTTTCCTTCTATCAGAAGTTCTGCAACGGCTAAAGACATTTGTGTATCATCGGTATATTTTCCTTTGATTTCTTCAAATAATGGATGTATTTCGTAAGCAGTTATGTTATTTTTGGCTTTAATTTTTTCTATTTCTGCAAATTCAAAACCAGCTCCATAGGCATCTCCGATAGCTCCTTCTAATAGCATTTCTAATAAAATTTATTGATTTTCTTCTTCTCCCTCCTCTTTTTTAACAATTTTCTGAACCGTGTAACGGTCGTTTAGGGAAACAGCACATAAAAGTAAATAAAAAACAGTTCCTAGTTCTATTCCGTGTCTTGTAATAAAAGTAGTATCTACTATTCCGAAAGATTTCAAAACAGCAAGCAAAATTCCGATAGCAAACAGATACGAACCCGAAACCACAAAACGAGAAAACGCATATCCTCTAGCACGAGTAATAACAGCAGTATAAAGTATCAAAACAGCACCAAAAACGGCATTTGCTACTACAATTTGAGTAAGAAGATTATAATAACCAATAAAAACTATACTTGCTATAATCCCTGCGATAAGAGAAGAAAGCTGCATCAGTTTTTGTATAACTGGAGCGTGTTTTTTGGTAAGTAAAAAAAGCTGGGTAAAATTGAGTGCCGAAACGGTAAAAACACCCACACTAAAAGGCAGAGCTTCGTTTCCCCACTCGGGGGCAGTTGCCCACAAATATTGAAACGCATAGCCATTCATCACAGACAAAAACAAAGCAGACGACAAGACAAGCATCGCATAATAAAGGTAAGCACGCATTTTCAAAAGTCCTCCTATCAAAAAGCCATATGCTGCCAAGACCATAAAAACACCAAACAGACCACCAAAAATAAGTTGTTCGCTCAATATTTCTTCAAACAGACTGCTCTCGTTCCAAAGTTTTACAGAAACTTGCAAACTTCCCTTTGTCTTGATACGAAAGTAATAAGAAACACTATCTTTTGTAACAGGAACTTTAAAAATAAGATTGTGATAATTGATATCTCTTTGATGAAAAGGCAGAGCATCGCCACTATGTTTGACCTGCCAAATATTTGATGTTGTATCTTTATAAAAAAGTGAAACACTGTCTAGTAACGGATATTCAAGCTCTAAATAAAAAGTTTTATGCTCTACATACGGAGGAATTTTTATTCTTATCCATTTTTCTTGTTGCTCATATCCTAAATTCAAATAAGAAGATTTGATAGGAACAAAATTTTCGTTCTTCTGCTTCTCTACTTCATAAATATTGGCAACACTCACATTTTTTAGAAGCTCTAACTCAACTTGCTCTCCTCTATCTGAAAAATAAAACACTTCATTTTGCTGTGCAAATAAAACACTTGAATCTCCCATAAAAAACAGGAAAAACAGCAGCAAAACAAACAGCAAAAATTTATTTTCAGACTTTTGCACGGGGAGGGAAAGGGATTATTTGTGTGTAGGATTTTTTTCTATCAAAATGATTTGTCTGCACAACATACAAAAACATTAGACTTACTAAAAACGTGTTTTTTTCTCACAAAACAAAACGTATCTTACAAATTCTTATCAAAGAATATACTTCAAAATAAAAAAAACAGCTTTATCATCTTACTTTATGTTAGAAAAAACTCAAGGTATTGTTTTATGCTTTACAAGGTATAGTGAAACTTCCATTATTTGCCGAATATTTACTAAAAAATTCGGTCTCAATTCCTATGTCATCAATGGAGTGCGAAAAAAAAGTAAAACGAGTCCAAAAAAAATGGCTCTTTACCAGCCTCTTACCATCTTAGATATGGTTATTTACTACAAAGAAGGAAAAGGATTATTACGCATTTCGGATGCTTCTATCGAACACCCGTTTAAAAGTCTGCCCTTTGAACCAAAAAAATCTAGTATTGCTCTTTTTCTGACAGAAATTCTTAGAAAAGCCCTGCAAGAAGAAGGACAAAGTGAAGAATTATTTATTTTTCTAAAAGAAAGCGTTATTTTCTTAGATGATGTGGAAGAAGAATACGAAAATTTTCATATTCAGTTTTTATTAAAACTTATTCCCTTTTTAGGATTTGGTATTGAATCGGCAGAGGATTTTTTTGAGTTAGAAATGCCACAGTTTGAAGTCAATAAAATGACTACAGATTATGTAAATGCACTTATGAAATTAGAATACAGCGATTATTTACCTATGAATGGAAAAATGCGCCGAATGTTTTTGTATTGGATTTTAGCTTTTTACAGAAACCATTTAGAAGATTTTGGATATATTCGTTCACTAACTGTTTTGAAAGAAATTTTTGAAGAAGAATAGTTTCAGTTAGCAGTAACCAGTAATACAGTTATCAGTTAATTTCATTTGGATTTTGTTTGTCCATTCTAGTCCAACAATTAGTTTTACTGGGTTTTCAATTAGTTTCGCTGATTACTTCGTAATTAACTTCGTTGAATATCCATTTCGTAATTTTTAATTCGTAATTGACTTTATGACCCTTATAAAAAAGAAAAAAATAATCTATCCTGTCAGTGAGCCACTGCGTAAATTTTTGATAGAATACAAAAAAGAAATTGATATTCCAGTCTCCTACTCCGACCTCAAACGCTATAACAGTTCTATAAACCTGTACGATAAGAGAGGAGACGATACACTTTGGCTAACCGTTTTTTACGCTGCCGAAGACATGAGAGAAATTTATGACGGTTTGAAGAAAATATACGCTATGCTCAAAGCTGATGGCGACCTTTCTGTTATGGAACATCTGTATATTGATAGAGTAGATTTGTGTTCGTATGGCAATACACAGCCGTTTCGTGTCAGAATTGTAAATCAAATCAATGATAATTTTGATTATTTTTATATCAAACAAGCAGATGCATCTCGTGTCTATGGACTAGAATTAGAAGATATGATTTCGCCTAATAGAATCAATTACCTCGTTCACGAACAAACTCTAATTGAAGAACATATTGCAGGAATACCAGGCTATCAATTTATTAATGATCACTTGAATGCCCCAGAACTCAACAAAATCCGTTTGGCAAAAGAGTTTGTAAAGTTTAACGAACGTTGTTTTGTTCGCTTGCTTGGTGATATGCACTCCAATAATTTTGTAATTGATATTACACCAGATTTTGAGGAGGTGCATTATCGTATTCGTGCCATAGACTTTGACCAGCAATCTTTTGAAGGGCGTAGAGTGGTTTATATGCCACAATATTTTAAAGAAAACAATCCGATTATCAAGTTAGGAATTGATATGATGACTCCAGAGACGGTTCAGCAATATCAAAAAGAAGAGCGTTCGCTTATGGCGCAGCGTGTAAAGGCCTCCTTGCGTTCTGTGAAAGATTTACTAAAAGCTATGCGAAAAGAACCTATTGCACCAAAAAGCAATGTGGTTAGTCTTAGGGAAGAACTAGCAAGTTTTTATAAAGATGACAGGTTTTTGAAGGCAAGAAACATGGGAAGTATTTTGCAAGCTAGTTTGGAAATGCTTTTTTAATGAAAATTGTAGTTCATCCTTTAGAATGAGAGATAAACAAGCAAATAAAAAAACAAATGTATGTCTTTATTACGAATTATTCTAACGTTTCTGTTCTCAGTTATTTCCAATCTTCTACTAGCCAATGGAGGACCTATTGATGTTAGTAGGTTCAAAAAAACTGGAAATATTCGCCTTCTACAAAATGCTGATATTGAGCTTCTAAAAGAAGATTTATCTATCAAAATCGTAAATGACACCACTTTTATTGAGGTACATTATTTCTTGAAAAATAATGGAGAATCACAGCAAGTGCATTATGGTTTTCCTGTTGATTTGTATGCGAGAGGAGACGATTATGGAGTTCCTTTTGAAGTAGTACCCTATTACGACTTTAAAAAATATGTCAAATATTTTGAACCTTATCTGAGTGGAGAAAAAAAGGAAATTATATTTTGGAAGAACGAAAAATTATATACTTCAAATGTTTATAGTGGGGTAAGTCCGTACAGAGAAGAAACACTAAAAGATGTTCCTGTTGATAGATTGTGGTATGCCCTACAATTAGATTTTGAGAAGGATAGCACACAAGAACTAACTATAAAATACGCTGTTCGAAATAGAAAAGTAGGAGGAGCTGGAGGCGACATGGGATTTGTTCCTTCTACCACTAAACGCTATTTTGTGTATGATTTATTTCCATCAAGTAGCTGGTCAGATGGAATAGTAAAAGATTTTTCTCTAAAACTTGACCTATCCGAACTCAAAAATTATAACTGCGAATATGAAATAGAAGGATTAGAAAATCTCAAAGAAGAAAAAAACGGAATATATAGTTTTGAGCAATCAAATTTTGACTTAAAAAAACGCTCCTATATCAGCGTAAACTACGACAACACAAGACGTTTTGTAGCTTGGTATTGGAAAAGTCATTATGGTTTAGCTGGGATAGATTCAGTTGTTTCTTCTGCTCCCAATGCAAACTATTTAATAGATGGCGACCCAAACACTGTTTGGAAAGGTAAGGAAGGAGACTGGATAAAGATTTTTACAAAAAAGTGTTTTGAAATATCTTCAGTAGGGCGAAGACGCTATATTCTTCCTAGAGGTGTCGTTTTTCTGAATGGAGACTATTCTTCCAAAGAAGCCTTTGATGAGAGTGGAAAGGTAGCTTCAATGTATA
The genomic region above belongs to Bernardetia sp. and contains:
- a CDS encoding ADP-ribosylglycohydrolase family protein yields the protein MLLEGAIGDAYGAGFEFAEIEKIKAKNNITAYEIHPLFEEIKGKYTDDTQMSLAVAELLIEGKEWTALSIANKFVEVFKRDPRRGYAKRFYQFLYEIKDGQELLDNIHPKSERNGAAMRAYPIGILKNEKEILSKTELQASVTHQTEKAILAAQTIALTSHFFIYDKGKISELLIYLSDILDYEWKANWQGEVRVEAIETVEAVLTILTKESNLKSMLKKSVDFGGDVDTVASLALAIGKMNKNVENNLPSFLYDELENGNFGRDYIKKIDKELYQLKDARKNI
- a CDS encoding 7TM diverse intracellular signaling domain-containing protein, whose translation is MGDSSVLFAQQNEVFYFSDRGEQVELELLKNVSVANIYEVEKQKNENFVPIKSSYLNLGYEQQEKWIRIKIPPYVEHKTFYLELEYPLLDSVSLFYKDTTSNIWQVKHSGDALPFHQRDINYHNLIFKVPVTKDSVSYYFRIKTKGSLQVSVKLWNESSLFEEILSEQLIFGGLFGVFMVLAAYGFLIGGLLKMRAYLYYAMLVLSSALFLSVMNGYAFQYLWATAPEWGNEALPFSVGVFTVSALNFTQLFLLTKKHAPVIQKLMQLSSLIAGIIASIVFIGYYNLLTQIVVANAVFGAVLILYTAVITRARGYAFSRFVVSGSYLFAIGILLAVLKSFGIVDTTFITRHGIELGTVFYLLLCAVSLNDRYTVQKIVKKEEGEEENQ
- the recO gene encoding DNA repair protein RecO, with the protein product MLEKTQGIVLCFTRYSETSIICRIFTKKFGLNSYVINGVRKKSKTSPKKMALYQPLTILDMVIYYKEGKGLLRISDASIEHPFKSLPFEPKKSSIALFLTEILRKALQEEGQSEELFIFLKESVIFLDDVEEEYENFHIQFLLKLIPFLGFGIESAEDFFELEMPQFEVNKMTTDYVNALMKLEYSDYLPMNGKMRRMFLYWILAFYRNHLEDFGYIRSLTVLKEIFEEE